The genomic window GCGACCAGATCCGGGTCGCCCTCACCGGCTCGGGCCCGGCGGCCGGACTCCCGCTGGCCGCCGACCTGACGACGGTCGCCGTCGCCGAACTCGCGCTTGAGCCAGGCGGCTCGGCATGGGCGTCGGTGAAGGCGGCCCAGACCCACGCCTACCCGGCCTGACGGCCGGGCTTCGGAACGAGGCCGCGCAGTTCCCCGCGCCCCTGAGACCTGCCCTCTGGGGCAGGGGAGGCGTGCCCCGTAGGGGCGCGGGGAACTGTGCGACAAGCCACGACGGCGGGTCAGCCGCCGGGCAGGGGCAAGGGGCAGCCCCTGAGGCACCCGTAGGCACCCATAGGCGCCGTCAGGCGGTGGGCAGCGTCCAGGACTGGTTGGCGGAACCGGTGCAGGACCAGATCTGCAGCTTCGTGCCGTTGGCCGACGTATTGCCGGTGGCATCGAGGCACTTGCCCGACTGCGGGTTCACCAGCGAGCCGCCGGCGCCGGGTTGCCAGACCTGCGACCCGCTGCCGTTGCAGTCGTAGACCTGCACCTTCGTCCCGTTCGCGGTCCCGGCCGACGCCACGTCCAGGCACTTGCCCAGCGCCTTCAGCGTGCCGCCTGAACCGACGGTCCAGGCTTGCGCGTTCGTCCCGTTGCAGTCGTACAGCTGCACCGCCGTGCCGTTGGCGCTGCTCGCACCCGCCACGTCGACGCACTTCCCGCCGAAGCCGTGGATCGGGCCGGTCGCGCTGCCGGGGGGCGGGGTGACGGGCCCTGACTGGCCGCCGAGCCAGCGCAGCCCCTGCAGCAGGAGCTGGTTCTGCTGTGCGCTGGCGAAGGTCGAGGACAGCGTCGTGTTCGTGGCGTAGTCCATCGCGTTGTGCCCGAAGTTGTTGTAGATCATCTTGTAGTTGTGGTTGGTCCACACGATCGGGTAATACCCGCTGTACCAGGTCTGGTTGGGGTCCGTGCCGATCGGGAACGTGGACTGGTCCATGGACGCCAGGATGTCGATGTCCGGATTCTGCCGCAGGTCGTGCTGCCAGCTGTACCACTCGCTGACCGACGAGGTGATGGTGGACGGCAGGCCAGCCGTCGCGGGGTGGTTCGGGTCCTCGATCCGCAGCGTCTCCGAGGTCGGGCCCCAGCTGTTGGACTTGAAGGTCCCGGTGCCGAGGAAGGTCTCGTGGTACCAGGACCAGTCACTGGGCGTCTGGTCGTTGTACGCCGAGACGTGGAAGCCCATCCAGCCGCCGCCGTTGTTCATGTACGTCTGGAACGCGCTGCGCTGGGCCGCGGTCTGCGGGTAGTTGTCGAGGAACATCACGACCTGGTAGTTCGCCAGGTTGGCGGTGTTGAGCTGGTTCCAGTCGTTGGTCGCGGTGTACGAGAAGCCGTTGGCCGCGGCCTGCTGCGGGAACCAGGCGTTCGCCTCGTGCACGAAGCTGATGTGCGCCGCGTCGTAGGTGCCGTCGTAGAAGGCGAGCACCTTGAACGCCGGAGCCGCCGCGTGCGCCCGGTGCGCGGGAGCGGTCAACGCGGCCAGCAGCACCGCAAGCAGGGCGAACAGGCGTATCAGGACGCGGGGATGTGGGGTACGGGTTCTGACCATGGGAGGCCTTCCTCGTGCGCGACGGTGGGGGGGACGTGCGCCTGTAGGCAGGATTCAAAGGTCTAGACGCTGTTCATGTCAATGACCTATGGTCCATACCATCCTGACGCTCCCCCACGCTTGTCCATCCCGACGTCAAGGAGCCCCCCATGCAAGGATTCCTGCACAGAAATCCCGACACCCCGCGAAGTAACCGGTTTCGCAGAATGCCCGGTCTGATCGCCGCAGCAGCGGTGCTGACCACGGTCGCCGCACTTGTGACCGGTACCGGAGCCGCGACGGCCGCGAACCCGGCTGCGGCGCCCGCCGCCGCGCCCGCCGTCGCCGCCGCGCCGACCGCCTTCGTCCACCCCGGCGTTCTGGTCAGCAGGTCCCAACTCGACTACGTGCGCAGCAAGGTACAGGCCGGGGCGGCGCCCTGGGCCGCCGCCTACACGCAGCTGACGTCCAGCTCCTACGCCTCGCTGTCGCGCACCCCCAAGCCGCGCGCCACGGTCGAGTGCGGGCCCTACTCCGACCCCGACAACGGCTGTACGGACGAGCGCGAGGACGCCATCGCGGCGTACACCGACGCCCTCGCCTGGTACGTCAGCGGCAACGCGGCCTACGCGCAGGAGTCGATCAAGCTGATGGACGCCTGGTCGGC from Streptomyces sp. NBC_01198 includes these protein-coding regions:
- a CDS encoding ThuA domain-containing protein — protein: MVRTRTPHPRVLIRLFALLAVLLAALTAPAHRAHAAAPAFKVLAFYDGTYDAAHISFVHEANAWFPQQAAANGFSYTATNDWNQLNTANLANYQVVMFLDNYPQTAAQRSAFQTYMNNGGGWMGFHVSAYNDQTPSDWSWYHETFLGTGTFKSNSWGPTSETLRIEDPNHPATAGLPSTITSSVSEWYSWQHDLRQNPDIDILASMDQSTFPIGTDPNQTWYSGYYPIVWTNHNYKMIYNNFGHNAMDYATNTTLSSTFASAQQNQLLLQGLRWLGGQSGPVTPPPGSATGPIHGFGGKCVDVAGASSANGTAVQLYDCNGTNAQAWTVGSGGTLKALGKCLDVASAGTANGTKVQVYDCNGSGSQVWQPGAGGSLVNPQSGKCLDATGNTSANGTKLQIWSCTGSANQSWTLPTA